The Methanocella arvoryzae MRE50 DNA window GGCTTCGCTCGAGGCCATCCGGGACCTGCACCTGAAGTATGACCACATCCAGGAGGTCATCGTGCAGAACTTCGTGCCCAAGCCGTACATCCGCATGGCGAACGTGGTGCCGCCCACCCCGGAAGAGATGGTGGAGGTCCTCCGCCTCGCCCGGGAAATTCTGCCCTCAGATGTTTCGCTGCAGGCGCCGCCGAACCTGACCTCTCACCTGGACCAGTTCCTGCAGGCCGGCGTCGAGGACGTCGGAGGCATCTCACCTGTTACGCTCGACTACATCAACCCTGAGTGTGCGTGGCCGTCGATCGATGCGCTGAAAGCCCGGGGGCTAAAGTTACGGGAGCGGCTGCCCGTATACCCTAAGTACGTCCGGAAAGGCTGGTATGGGGCTAAGGTGAAGCCGCTGGTCGAGAGATATGCTGATGAGGAGGGGTACTGTGCTTAAAGACATCTACGAACGCTCGCTGTCAGGCGAGATTACCATCGAGGACGCTAGGAAACTGCTCGAAGCGAACCCGTTCGAGCTGTTCGACACCGCCGATCAACTGCGAAAAGAGATCGTGGGGGATAACGTCACCTATATCGTGAACCGGAACATCAACTTCACCGACTTTTGCGTCGGCACCTGCAAGTTCTGCTCTTTCAAAAACAACAAAGGCTTCAGGCTGACGCTCGACGAGATCCTGCAGAGGGTCGGAGCGGCGAAGGAGACGGGCTCGACTGAGGTCTGCATTCAGGGAGGCCTGACCGAGGACATGTACCTCGAGGACTACGCGGGCATGATCCGGGCGATCAAGAGCAAATATGACATTCACACTCACGCTTTCTCCCCCATGGAAGTCTACCACATGAGCCGGATGTCCGGCGTCACTGTGGAGGAGTCGCTGAAAACCCTGAAGGTCGCCGGCCTCAACTCGATGCCCGGCACCGCCGCCGAAATTCTCGACGACGAAATCCGGTCAGTCATCTGCCCCGGCAAGCTCAGCACGAGTGAATGGGTGGACGTTGTCTCGACGGCTCACCGTGTCGGCATTCCTACCACGGCGACCATCATGTACGGGCACATCGAGACATGGGAGCACCGGCTCAAGCACCTGTTCATCGTCCGGGACGTGCAGAGACAGACGCACGGCATCACCGAGTTCGTGCCCCTCACCTTCATGCACGAGAACAATTCGCTCAGCGGCAAGTCCATGGGCGCCAGCGGCATGGATGACCTGCGCATGTATGCCCTTGCGAGAATCATCTTCGGCCGGGACATCCCCAACGTGCAGGCATCATGGGTGAAGCTGGGCACGAAGCTGGCCCAGGTCGCGCTCAACTGCGGCGCCAACGACGTCGGCGGCACCCTGATGGAGGAGAACATCTCTAAGTCCGCGGGGTCGAAGTCCGGAGAATACCTGTCACCCGACGACCTGCAAGCAATGATCAAAGCTGCAGGACGCATACCCAGGCAGCGGAACACGCTCTACAAGCTGCTCGGGTAGCCCTTAACCATCCGGGGACGCCTGCAATTGCAGGCGCCCGATGCGGGCGATCAGATGACGAACGCTGCGCTGTGCCCTGGACACAGCTTATACGGATGATACAGATTGTACAGATGGTCGTCGAAGCAGACTTGTAAAGTCTTGTTTCCATACTGGATCTTGTTTTCTCAAACAGGTTTATTACTGATCAAGGCCACTAATTAGGCGATCAGCATGCTTCAAGACGTCTACGAAAAGTCGCTGGCGGGCACTGTCACCAGAGATGACGCCCTGGCTCTCCTCAAAGAAAATCCCTTCGAAGTCTTCGACACCGCCGACCGGCTCAGAAAAGAACTCGTAGGCGACACCGTCACGTTCGTGGCCAACCGGCTCATCGACATCACCGACCGTTGTATTATCGGCTGCGAGTTCTGCTCCTTCCGGAACAGCATCGGCTACGAGATGACGAGAGAGCAGATCCTGGAGAGCATCGGCGAGGCAAAAGCGGTCGGCGCCACTGAAGTATGCCTGATAGCCGGCGTGCTGCCTAAGCTGAACGTCGAGTACTATACTGAGTTATTCAGGGCGATCAAAGCTAATTATGACATTATGATCCACGCGCTTTCCCCGATGGAAGTGTACTATGCAGCCAAATCCTCGGGCGTCAGCACCGCAGAAGCGCTCAGGGCGTTTAAAGAAGCAGGCATGGACACGATGACCGGAGCGTCCGCCGAAATTCTGGTCGAGGCCGTGAGGGCGAAGATCTGCCCCAGAAAGGTTTCTGTAGAGGACTGGGTCCGGATAGTGACGGAAGCCCACGAGATCGGCATCCCCACGACTTCCAGTATCTTGCACGGCACTGTGGAAACGTGGGAGGACCGGATCGACCACATGCTGCTCCTCAGAGACATCCAGCGCAAAACGCACGGCTTTACCGAGTTCATCCCCCTCACCTTCATGCACGAGAACAACCGCCTGTCGGGTGTTTCGACCGGCGCCAGCGGCATGGAAGATCTCTTACTCCACGCCATTGCACGGATTCTCTTCGGCCGGGACATCCCCAACATTCAGGTATCCTGGACCAAGATGGGCGTCAAATTATCCCAGGTGGCGCTGAACTGCGGCGCCAACGACTTCGGCGGCACCATGATGGAAGACCTGATCACGGTAGCGGCGGGCTCAAAGCACGGCGACAACATGACCAAAGACGAGATCCGCCAGGTCATCAGGGCCATCGGGAGAGTGCCCAGAGAGAGGAATACTCTGTACGAGTATGTGGATTAAAATCGGGGAATGACAAGCCTTATATCCCTTCCCCGCCTCAAGTGATCGTTAAACAGACAGAGAGGGGTATATATGCAGGAAAATCGTGCCATAGCGATAAGGTCAGGCCTGTCCTGGGGAGTTGCGCTCGCCTTCTGCGAGCTGTGCTTCGGCATCGTGGTGTACATACTGCTGCCCTTCATCGAAGATTACCTGGAGATGCGGTCGATCGATCAGCTTGTGCCGATCGCAACAGTCTACCTCGCTTTCCTGTTCCTGCTTATCGCCGTCTACTTCACCTGTGGCATGATGACTGCCAAGCGGCTGACTCAGCTGCCAGTCAAGTCCCTCGACATCGCCCTGACGGGCGCCATCACAGGCGCTGCCGCCGAGCTGGTCCGCAGCGTGGTGGCCATACCCGTAAACCTTGCGATCATCCTGCTGTTCCCGGCCGCTTCCGCCGGCGCCCATCCCCTTCTCGCCGCTCTCGGCAACGGGGCCGTCAGGCTCGTCTGCGGCATGCCCCTCTTCATCCTCTTCGCCGCAGTAGTTGCCGGCATCAGCGCTTACCTGTTCTCGATGATATTTTTCAGGCCAGAGAGCCTGACACCCAAATAGCTGACAATACTTTATCTCGTGAACTTACACTACTGTGCTGTAATGCCAGTGCAGCGTAGCAATTCGTCGGCGTTCATTCACGGGAGAATGGGCAAGAGCCATATACAAAATAATCGGGCAGGCGCAGGCACCCGGGACTCCTTCATGTCCTGGGCTGGCGCTGCTCTGCATTTATTCTCCGGCCGGCCAGGCCGGAAGCGTGCCGTTATAGACGTAAATCCAGCCGCCTTCGAACTCGTGTATCTCTTCGGGCGGATGGTTTTCGTTGACCTTCTTAGCCCAGGCATCCAGGTCGCTGTCAGCTAAAGCGATGACTACCGGCCGGGTGTCGGTGCCGTCAGGCCATATGTTCGCCCAGCGGGGCGCGGAGTTCATCATCTGGAACCTGAGCTTGTCATCCTCTACGTTAACCGGCTCGATCATGATTTTACCGCCCGAAAGGTAGGTGTAGACATTTGCCGTCCAGTAGTCGGCATAGGCGTGAGTGATGTTTTCGCTCTCCAGTAATGTAACGAACGCCTGCTGGTTCCTGATGAAGTCGGGGTCAGTATCCTCAAAGATCACACTACCATTCGGCCAGGCGCCTGCCAGGACGATGATGGTGACCGCCACCAGCGGCAGGTAGCCTACATCCCGCCGCATCGTCCAGGTAGCAGCTACTATGAGGGCCATGATGCTGATCGGGGTGAGATACCTGGCCGGATCGCCTGCAATGTCCATCGACATGAACCCGATGATCATGAACAGCCCTCCAAGTACTAACACCGCATGCAGGAAACGGTCCCTCCTGTCCAGGATCGTAGCCACAACGAGGAACAGGAGGATGATGGCGATAAATATTCCCCCTGCATTGTTGATCAGGCCCGCGAAGTAATAGTACAGCATTTCAGTGTGCTGGAACAGGTTTCCCGGCGATCCCAGATCTGCGCCGGACGCTGCCAGAATCGGGCCTCCCGGCCATAGCTGGCCTATTCGCGACTTGACTACGTAAATGATTAACGCAGGCACTGCGGAGGCCAGCAGGAGGACTGGACTGTCTTCCTTTTCGCCGTCGCCCTTTTCCGTTTCTTTCGCCATTCTCTGCTTCAGGATGCGGTATGCTGCATAGGCCATGAGAGGCGCCGTAAACAGCGGAAGCATCAGGGTGTCCGAGAATACGCCCAGGAACTGCAGTACCCCTATAATCAGCACTCTCGACCTGAAGCTCAGCCGTAAGGGAGGTCTGTCCGAATAATAGACGAGGAGGGAGAGCAGGATAAAGAGGATAGTGCCGTTGTGGTAGAGCGGATAGAGGACGTAAATGAGTCCCATGAACGGCATGTTGGCGATCATCGCCGCTGCTGCCGCGGCCTCCACCCGTCCGGCGAGGCGCCACACCAGCGCCGCGCCCGAGAGCACGATCATGACGAATATTCCATAGCCGGTCAGCGCCAGCGCAACATGGCTATAGCCTGTGAGCGGCTGGATCACCATATGAATGATATAGTCCGTGAAAATGTACGGGTTGTTAGCCGGCAGCACGTACTCGAAGTTGCCCTGCATGACCTCCATCGGGAACAGGCCGGCATTGGCCATGTCGCTTGTCAACGGGTACATGAGCGCCAGCGAGAAGTCAAAGTACAGGCCTGCCAGCGTGGCAGCGACCAGCAACAGCACCAGTATCTTTTCTGCGCCCGGGCTCAGCCTGAGCCGGTTTCTCGACTGCACGTCAGCATCGGGCTTCGATCCGACCTTTCTTTTTCCTTCAGTACGTAACCGCCTCGTCTGGGACATCAGAGCAGATTCGATACGCTAACCTATAAATTTTTTTATGGCCCCTTATCCAAGCGCCTGCTTCAGGTACGCTTTCCCTTCGTCCGAAGTGAAGAGCGACGGATCCCAGTCTTCTACGACTTCCCGGCGCTCGACGCTGACTTTCTCGCCTTTGAGTGGATTGTAGCCTTCCCTTGTAGTCTTCTTGCGGTAGATGAACACGCCCTTGCGCTGCCAGCCCGGGGTCTCGTTCAGGTTGACTCCCCGCTGCCACATTAGCTCGTGAATGTCCTCGAACTTCATGCCCTTCATCTTCGCGGCCGCTTCCTTTTCACCCATGCCTTCGGAGACGAGGGTGTAAAAGCCGTAGGACTGCATGTGGTTGCGCCAGGTCTCGGCCTGCCTGCCGGCCAGATATTCGGGGATTTCCTCAGGGTGTACAGGTATCACCCGGGAGTCGAAGGCCAGCGGGGTTTCGACCTTTAGCGCAATGGTCAGGGCGCTGGCCATGTACGAGGGGATGACAGAGTCCAGCTTTTCGAGCCGGCCGTCGAAGGGCAGCTTTTTAAAAAGGAGGCTGACCTCGTCCGAGAACGTGAAAGCCCATTCCGGCGCCAGGCTGCTTTGCTCCACCAGCATGCGGGCGGCGGCCACCATGCCCTGCTGAAACCTGAGATCGTAGGGCTTAGCAAACCCGAGCCTGCTCAGGGACTCTTTGAAATTCCTCCCGTCCAGGCGGACGATGACCGGGGGTGCCGCCCGGATGGCGCTGAATATCTCCTTTCGCTTCATCGGCTTCTCAAAGCTTATTTATGGGTAACGCATATTACTAATTTTCCGACTGGGAGGCCGGTCGCATGAAGTTACCGCAGTTTGACAGGCGCGTCTGGGTGCTGTTCGCGGGAATGGCGCTGAACCAGTTTGGCATGTCCATAGTCATGCCTTTCATCGCCATTTACCTGTTCGTGTACCAGGGGGAGTCTCCTGCTCTCGTCGGCTTCGCGATGTTCTTCTCCGCCTTCGCAGGCGCGATCTTCCAGTTCGTCGGAGGCGAGGCGTGCGACCGGCTGGGCCGGAGGACCGTGCTGATCATCGGCCTGATTCTGCTCATCGGGAGCTTCCTGATGCTCGGCTGGGCGGTGAGCGTCCAGGCTCCTTACATCTATTACCTGGTGCTGCTATCCCTGACCCGGGTCGCCACCGGGCTGTTCCGCCCCATCCCCAACGTGATCGCTGCAGACATCGTTCCGGCTGAGAAGCGCACCGAAGCGTTCGCGCTGCTCCGGGTGGCGCACAACCTCGGCTTCGCCACCGGGCCGATCATAGGCGGGCTGATGGCGATCGTATCGTACTCCAGCATGTTCTACCTGACCGCGGTCACAAGCACGCTGTACCTTGCCCTGGTGCTCGCCTTCATCGGGGATACCCGGAGGTGCCGGCCTGAAAAGGCCAGGGCCAGGGGTGGCATGGGCACGATTCTGGCAGACAGGACCTTCATGGTGTTTTCCCTGCTGTCCTTCCTGGTCTTCGTCGTCTACTCCCAGATGTACACGCCGCTGTCCATGTACTCGAAGGGCTATGCCGGCCTGAGCGAGCCGGAGATCGGTGTGCTGCTGGCGATCAACGGCATCATGGTAGTAACCCTGCAATACTTCGTGACAAGGGTAGCGGACAGGTTCCGGATGACGTTCTCCATGACCGTCGGCATCCTCTTCTACGCCGCAGGGTTCGCGCTGGTCTCGGTGTCCCAGGGCTTCGCCATGCTGGCGATTTGCCTCTTCCTGATCACTATTGGAGAGCTCTGGTTCATACCCGCCCAGATCACGCTGGCAACCAACCTGTCCACCAGCGAAACAAGAGGCAGGTACCTGGGCTTCTCCGGCCTCACGACCAACATGGGCTCGGCAGTAGGCCCACTTATCGGCGGCATGCTCCTGAGCGTCTTCGCCGGCAGCCCGTGGGCCATGTGGCTCGTCGTGGCGACGGCAGGACTACTGTGCGCGGCAGGATTCCTGTACCTGAAGAAGATAGTGCCGCCCGAGAAAAATACTGTGGCGCTGCCGGAGTAGGGTTATACCAGAACCCCGAATGGAAAAATCCTCTGAAGTCGGGGAGTTCCCGGGAGGTGGGGAAGGATTTTCAGGCTGGGAGGTCTGGGAGGGTGGGGAGGTTAGAGAGGAGGTTCTGGAGTGTGGAAAGGTCTGAGAGGATATTTATTAACTTAATTCTCAACGACCTCCAAGTATCTCCTGGACCTTATGGCCGAAAGATCACCTAATTGCCAGGGTGATCGATATATACGGTGTTAATTCGGTTAGAATGGTTATACTGACTAAAAGAAAGGAAAAAAAATAGCTGGATTTACAGGCCCAGGCCGTCTGCGTCGCTCGCCATTGAGGCTGCGCTCTTTCTGGCCGGGTGTCTGATGATGACGATGTCAGCGGCCGCCGTAACCCACCTGTACGGGATCTTGGCCTTGCTGCTCTCGGCAACGTTGAACCCGGTGTCCTCGTTGATGATGTCTCTGTTGTAATTCTCGACTACCAGGGTATGGATCCTCCTCTCGGAAGCGTCGATCTCCACATCGTACACCTTTCCGATGTAATACCCTTTGTCCGTGTAAACTGTTAAATCGAACAATGACGCTACGTCAGTAACCATCAGGAATCCTCTCCCCTAACTATTGTGCTATACTGATATATACTTTGCTTGATAAATTTCAAAGCATGAAAAGTTCGCTGAAAATCGGCAGCGTGCTGGGAATACCCATCCGCCTGCACATCACTTTCCTGCTCATTCTGCCGCTGATCGCCTTTTCGTTCGCCGCAGGGCCGTCCCCCTTCGGCTTTTCGGCAATCTCAGACCCGATCATGCGCTACGCGCTGGGCACGATTGCGGGCATACTGCTCTTCGCCTGCGTGCTCGTCCACGAGGTCGCCCACTCCTATGTGGCTATCAGGAACCGGATAAAAATCAGCGACATCACCCTGTACCTCTTCGGCGGCGTCTCCTCCATGGAAGAGGTCCCCCGGAACCCGGGGGTAGAGGCGCGGATAGCCGTCGTCGGGCCGCTCACCAGCATCGCGATCGGGATCGCCTGCGGAGCTTTACTGCTGGTCACCGGAATTCCGACCACCACTCCGCTGGGCATCATGATCTTTCTGATGACCTACCTGAACATCCTGCTGGGCATCTTCAACATCCTCCCCGCCTTCCCGATGGACGGGGGCCGGGTGCTACGGGCTTTGCTGGCCATGCGCATGCCCTACATCGCGGCGACCAGGTGGGCGGTCTTCACCGGCAAGATGTTCGCCTACCTGCTGGGCATCGTGGGCCTGTTCATGGGACTCTCGGGGATCTGGTTCATCATCATAGCGTTCTTCATCTACGTGGCGGCGGGTGAGGAAGAGCGCTCGACCATCACCTCCGTCATGCTGGACGGGGTGAAGGTCCGGGACATCATGACGAAGGCCGTCGATACTATCGACTCCGGGGCCAGCCTCTCCTCGTGCCTGCAGACGATGTTCCAGAAGAAGCACCTGGGCTACCCGGTCCTAGAGAACGGGCGGCTGGCCGGCATCGTGACGCTCAGCGATGTCTCGAAGGTGCCCGAAACGGCACGCGACAGCACTTTTGTCCGGGATGTCATGACCAGAAACGTTATAACGCTGAAACCCGATGATGACGCAGCGGATGCACTTCAGAAAATTTCGCAGCGCCGGGTGGGCCGCGTCGTGGTCATGGAAGGCGATCGGCTGGCCGGCATCATCTCCCGTACCGACATCGTCCGGGCGATCGAGCTACAAGGCGCGTTGAGCAAGCAGTAAAACGTAGGTAGGTAGTGAGAACATTGACTGACGATAACAAGCAGCAGCCTGCAGGCAACCTTTCCACAGATGCTAAGGCATCTCTGAGCTTTACGGTTCCTCTGGGGCAGCCTGTCTCGCCCAACCCCCGGGACAACATTTTCCTGGTGGGCACGGCCCACGTGTCGGAGAAGAGCATCCGGGAAGTAGAGGAAGCCATAGAGCACTACGCCCCCGACGTGGTGGCCGTGGAGCTGGACGACCGGCGCTTTAAGGCGCTGCAGCAGCCGGAAGACGAGAAGAAGAACATCGAGATCAAAGAGCTGCTTAAGGGCAACAACCTGATGATCTTTCTGCTCCAGTACATGCTGGCCTACGTCCAGCGGAAAGTCGGC harbors:
- the cofH gene encoding 5-amino-6-(D-ribitylamino)uracil--L-tyrosine 4-hydroxyphenyl transferase CofH, giving the protein MLKDIYERSLSGEITIEDARKLLEANPFELFDTADQLRKEIVGDNVTYIVNRNINFTDFCVGTCKFCSFKNNKGFRLTLDEILQRVGAAKETGSTEVCIQGGLTEDMYLEDYAGMIRAIKSKYDIHTHAFSPMEVYHMSRMSGVTVEESLKTLKVAGLNSMPGTAAEILDDEIRSVICPGKLSTSEWVDVVSTAHRVGIPTTATIMYGHIETWEHRLKHLFIVRDVQRQTHGITEFVPLTFMHENNSLSGKSMGASGMDDLRMYALARIIFGRDIPNVQASWVKLGTKLAQVALNCGANDVGGTLMEENISKSAGSKSGEYLSPDDLQAMIKAAGRIPRQRNTLYKLLG
- the cofH gene encoding 5-amino-6-(D-ribitylamino)uracil--L-tyrosine 4-hydroxyphenyl transferase CofH, translating into MLQDVYEKSLAGTVTRDDALALLKENPFEVFDTADRLRKELVGDTVTFVANRLIDITDRCIIGCEFCSFRNSIGYEMTREQILESIGEAKAVGATEVCLIAGVLPKLNVEYYTELFRAIKANYDIMIHALSPMEVYYAAKSSGVSTAEALRAFKEAGMDTMTGASAEILVEAVRAKICPRKVSVEDWVRIVTEAHEIGIPTTSSILHGTVETWEDRIDHMLLLRDIQRKTHGFTEFIPLTFMHENNRLSGVSTGASGMEDLLLHAIARILFGRDIPNIQVSWTKMGVKLSQVALNCGANDFGGTMMEDLITVAAGSKHGDNMTKDEIRQVIRAIGRVPRERNTLYEYVD
- a CDS encoding tRNA(His) guanylyltransferase Thg1 family protein, coding for MKRKEIFSAIRAAPPVIVRLDGRNFKESLSRLGFAKPYDLRFQQGMVAAARMLVEQSSLAPEWAFTFSDEVSLLFKKLPFDGRLEKLDSVIPSYMASALTIALKVETPLAFDSRVIPVHPEEIPEYLAGRQAETWRNHMQSYGFYTLVSEGMGEKEAAAKMKGMKFEDIHELMWQRGVNLNETPGWQRKGVFIYRKKTTREGYNPLKGEKVSVERREVVEDWDPSLFTSDEGKAYLKQALG
- a CDS encoding MDR family MFS transporter; translation: MKLPQFDRRVWVLFAGMALNQFGMSIVMPFIAIYLFVYQGESPALVGFAMFFSAFAGAIFQFVGGEACDRLGRRTVLIIGLILLIGSFLMLGWAVSVQAPYIYYLVLLSLTRVATGLFRPIPNVIAADIVPAEKRTEAFALLRVAHNLGFATGPIIGGLMAIVSYSSMFYLTAVTSTLYLALVLAFIGDTRRCRPEKARARGGMGTILADRTFMVFSLLSFLVFVVYSQMYTPLSMYSKGYAGLSEPEIGVLLAINGIMVVTLQYFVTRVADRFRMTFSMTVGILFYAAGFALVSVSQGFAMLAICLFLITIGELWFIPAQITLATNLSTSETRGRYLGFSGLTTNMGSAVGPLIGGMLLSVFAGSPWAMWLVVATAGLLCAAGFLYLKKIVPPEKNTVALPE
- a CDS encoding PRC-barrel domain-containing protein produces the protein MVTDVASLFDLTVYTDKGYYIGKVYDVEIDASERRIHTLVVENYNRDIINEDTGFNVAESSKAKIPYRWVTAAADIVIIRHPARKSAASMASDADGLGL
- a CDS encoding CBS domain-containing protein, whose protein sequence is MKSSLKIGSVLGIPIRLHITFLLILPLIAFSFAAGPSPFGFSAISDPIMRYALGTIAGILLFACVLVHEVAHSYVAIRNRIKISDITLYLFGGVSSMEEVPRNPGVEARIAVVGPLTSIAIGIACGALLLVTGIPTTTPLGIMIFLMTYLNILLGIFNILPAFPMDGGRVLRALLAMRMPYIAATRWAVFTGKMFAYLLGIVGLFMGLSGIWFIIIAFFIYVAAGEEERSTITSVMLDGVKVRDIMTKAVDTIDSGASLSSCLQTMFQKKHLGYPVLENGRLAGIVTLSDVSKVPETARDSTFVRDVMTRNVITLKPDDDAADALQKISQRRVGRVVVMEGDRLAGIISRTDIVRAIELQGALSKQ